A region of the Mycobacterium sp. NBC_00419 genome:
TTGGGCGTAGACGGCGATGATCGAGCCCGGGGCGGCCGGTGCGCGCAGCCCGGACCCGAACAGCACGTTGATGAAGATGCCCGTCATGCCGCCGAGGATGGTGGCGGCGATCAGCTTCGGCTTCATCAGGACGTACGGGAAGTAGATCTCGTGAATCCCGCCGAAGAACTGGATGATCGCAGCGCCCGGAGCCGACGCCCGCGCTGCCCCACGGCCGAAGGCCATGTAGGCCAACAGGATTCCCAGGCCGGGGCCGGGGTTGGCCTCAAGGAGGAAGAGCACCGACTTGCCGGTCTCCAGCGCCTGGGTGGTGCCCAGCGGGGTGAGCACGCCGTGGTTGATGGCGTTGTTGAGGAACAGCACCTTGGCCGGCTCGATGAAGATCGAGGTCAAGGGCAGCAGGTTGTGGGCCACCAGGAAGTCGACGACATGGCCTGCGCCTTTGGAGAACGCCGTCACGATCGGGCCGATGCCGAAGAAGCCGAAGACCGCCAGGATCAACCCGACGATGCCCGCCGAGAAGTTGTCGATCAGCATCTCGAAGCCCGGACGGATCTTGCCGTCCCACAGCGCGTCGATCTTCTTGATCACCCAGCCGCCGAGCGGGCCCATGATCATCGCACCGAGGAACATCGGGATGTCCGAACCGGCGATGACTCCCATCGTGGCGATGGCACCCACCACGCCGCCGCGGATGCCGTAGATCATCCGGCCGCCGGTCGCGCCGATGAGGATCGGCAGCAGGTAGGTGATCATCGGCGCGACGATGCCGCCGTCGGCGAAGTCCCCCCAGCCACCGATCTTGGCCACCCAGCCGTCCGGGCTGCGCAGTCCCTCGAACAGACTGGTGAGCCAACCCGCCTTGATGAACAGTGCGGTGATCAGGCCCCAGGCGATGAACGCGCCGATATTGGGCATAACCATGTTCGACAGCGACGTGCCCAGCTTCTGCACGTGTACACGCGCGCCGGTCCGTGGCTTGGCTTCGGTGCTTGTCACTGATGGCCTCCGATCTGGGGTCCCGTGATGCGAGTCACATCGTAGGACCAGTAAAACCCACAAATGGGCACCGTGGCAAGCAAACGGGCATAAATGGGCAGAAAGAGTGGTGGATTTATGCCCGAACTGCGTTAGAGTGCTGTGTGACGCATTCGCACAGCGGAAGGACGACCACCATGAAGGCCCTGCGTTTCTATGCGCCGGAGGATGTCCGCCTCGAAGACGTGCCAGAACCACAGTGCGGTCCGGACGAGGTCAAGATCCGGGTGCGCAACTGCTCGACCTGCGGCACCGACGTCAAGATCCTCCACAACGGTCACCAGAACCTGACACCGCCGCGCACCATCGGCCACGAGGTGGCCGGCGAGATCGTCGAGGTGGGCGCCGAGGTCAACCCGACCTATGGCAGTGACTGGGCGGTGGGCGACCGGGTTCAGGTCATCGCCGCGGTGCCCTGCGGCGAATGCTACGAATGCCGCAAGGGCTGGATGGCGGTCTGCCAGAACCAGACGTCGGTCGGCTACCAGTACGACGGCGGCTTCGCCGAGTACATGATCGTGCCCAGGCAGGTGCTCAAGGTCGACGGGCTCAACCGTATTCCCGACAACGTCGGCTTTGACGAGGCGTCGGCCGCCGAACCCTTCGCGTGCGCCATCAATGCCCAGGAACTGCTCGGAATCGAAGAAGGTGACACCGTCGTCGTCTTCGGCGCGGGCCCGATCGGCTGCATGCACATCCGCATCGCCCGCGGTGTGCACAACTGCGGGCCGGTCTATCTGGTCGACGTCAACGACAGCCGGCTGAAGATGTCGGCCGACGCCGTGCACCCCGACGACGTCATCAATGCCGCCGAGGTCGACGTCGTCGAGAAGGTGATGGAACTGACCGGCGGACGCGGTGCCGATGTCGTCATCACCGCCACGGCGGCCAACGTGACCCAGGAACAGGCCATCGCGATGGCCGCGCGCAACGGGCGCATCTCGTTCTTCGGTGGCCTGCCCAAGACCAACCCGACGATCACCTGTGATTCCAATGTCGTGCACTACCGCCAGTTGCACATCCACGGCGCCAACGGGTCCGCCCCCGAACACAACAAGCGCGCACTCCAATACATCTCCACCGGACAGGTGCCCGTCAAAGACCTGATCACCAAGCATATCGCGCTCGACGACGTCCTCGACGCCTTCGGCATCGTCTCCAGCGGTGAGGCCATCAAGGTGACGGTCGAGCCGTAGTTCTGTGCGTTGAGTGAGTACTGAGGGGTCATGTATCGGCTGAATTGCCGACCTCAGTACTCACTCAATCTGTAGCGCCGCCGCGCAGGTACACCGTGGTGGTGTGGGTGAAGAACTCGCGGGCCGCCTGTCCCTGCTCCTTGGGACCCAGGCCGCTCTTCTTGGCTCCACCGAACGGAACGTGCGGATCAGCGCCCGCCGACTCCGAGTTGATGTGCAGCACACCGACGTCGACGAGCTCGACGGCCTGCAGTGCCCGGGTCAGATCCTGGGTGAATACCGCTGCGGACAAGCCGAATTCGCTGTCGTTGGCCAATGCGAAAGCCTCGTCGGCGTCGGCGGCGCGACGCACCGCGACGACGGGCCCGAACAGCTCGTCACCCCAGATGTCAGCGCGCCCGCCGACTTCGACGATCGTCGGCGCCACGAAGAAGCCGTCGGCCAGCGGCCCGTCCCGGTAGGGGGTGCCGCCGGCCAGGACACTGCCGCCCTGAGCCACCGCCGAATCGATACCGGCCTGAATGCTCTTCTGGGCCGACCCGCTGATGACCGGACCCATCTGGGTCGTGTCGTCGATCGGATCGCCGACTGCCAGTCCGCGGGCCCGATCGCCGAGAGCGGCCAGGAACCGGTCTGCGATGCCATTCGTCACGATCACACGCGATGTGGCCGTGCACTTCTGGCCGGTTGAGCGGAATGCGCCCAGCATGACCTGTTCGAGTGCCAGCTCCACGTCGGCGTCGTCGAGCACCACGGCGGCATTCTTGCCGCCCATTTCGGCTTGCACCGGCACACCCCGCGCCGCCGCTGCAGCCGCGATCCGCCGGCCCACCCCGGTGGAGCCGGTGAACGTGATCGCGTCCACGCCGTCGTGGTTGACCAGTCTGTCGCCGATCGCGGACTCCCCGATGGCGACGTTGAGCACGCCTGCCGGCAGGCCGGCCGCCGTGAGCGCCTCGGCGAGCCGAATCGCCAGTAGCGGAACGGTACTCGCCGGCTTCCAGACCACCGTATTGCCGTACACCAGGGCCGGGGCGATCTTCCAGGCCGGGATGGCGATCGGGAAGTTGAACGGGGTGATCACCGCGACCACACCAATCGGCTTGCGGGTCACCAGGATCTGCTCACCGGCCCGCGGGGAAGCGAAGATCTCACCGGCGGACCGGTCGCCCTCGTTGCCGTAGTAGCGCAGGATCTGCGCGGCACGCCGTACCTCGCCGACACCCTCCGCGCGGGTCTTGCCCTCTTCGAGCGCCAGCTCGAGACCCCAGTCCTCGGCGTTGCGGTCGACCACCGCGGCGGCGTCGAGCAGGACCGCTCCCCGCTGGTGGATCGGGGTTGCCGCCCAGGCTCGGGCCGCACCACGGGCCGCCGCCACCGCCTGGTCCAGGTCGGCGGCATTTGCGCAGACACCCTCGGAGACAACCACACTGGGTCGTGCCGGGTTGATGCTTACCAGCTCGGAGCCGCCGCCACGATGCCACTCTCCGGCGATGAGATGCCGGAGTTCCACAGCTCCGGTCATATCAGCGGAACGCGGCATGCCCGGTGAGCGCACGACCGATCGACAACAGGTGCATCTCAGAGGTGCCCTCGTAGGTCAGCACCGACTCCAGGTTGTTGGCATGACGCAGCGGTGAGTATTCGAGCGTGATTCCGCTGCCGCCCAACAGGGTTCGGCACTCCCGTGCGATCGCGATTGACTCGCGCACGTTGTTGAGCTTGCCCAGGCTGATCTGCTCGGGACGCACGCCTTCGGCGTCCTTCATCCGGCCGAGATGGATGGCCAGCAGCATGCCCTTGCCGAGCTCTACCGTCATGTTCGCCAGCTTCTCCTGCGTGAGCTGGTAACTCGACAGCGGTCGGTCGAAGACGTCGCGTGACTGGGTGTAGGCGATGGTGGTCTCCAAGCTGTCCCGGGCCGCTCCGAGCGAACCGAAGACGATGCCAAAGCGTGCCTCGTTCAGACACGACAGCGGCGCACCCAGGCCCTCGGCGAGCGGCAACTGCGCCGACGCCGGCAGCCGGACGTTGTCGAGCACCAGCTCCGAGGTCACCGACGCGCGCAACGAGAGCTTCTTGTGGATCGCGTTGGCGGTGAAGCCCGGGGTGTCCGTCGGCACCAGGAAGCCGCGCACCCCGTCATCGGTCTGCGCCCACACCGTGGCGACGTCGGCCAGGTTGCCGTTGGTGATCCACATCTTGGTGCCGTTGAGCACCCAATCGCTGCCGTCGCGGCGAGCACGCGTGCGCATGCCCGCCGGGTTGGACCCGAAATCCGGCTCGGTCAGACCGAAGCAGCCGATGGCATCCCCGGCGGCCAGCCGGGGCAGCCACTCGTTCTTCTGTTCCTCAGAGCCGTACCGGTAGATCGAGAACATCGACAGCGAGCCCTGCACCGACACGAAACTGCGGAAGCCACTGTCGCCGGCTTCCAGCTCCATGCAGGCAAGACCGTAGCTGACGGCGTTGGTACCCGCGCAGCCGTAGCCCTGCAGGTGCATCCCCAGCACGCCCAGCTCACCGAACTCCTTGGCCAATTCCTTTGGCAGGGTGGCTGATTCGAACCAGTCCTCGACGTTCGGCCGGAGCCGGGTGTCGACGAACTTGCGCACGGTGGCGGCGATGTCGCGTTCGTCGGAGTCGAGCAGGCGGTCGATGGCGAACAGCTCGAGCGGGTCATAGGTATGCGACCCAGTGGTGTCCTTCTTGGGCGGTGCTGCGGTGGTGCTCATGATCATCCGATCCGGATCAGCTTCTTGTTCACGAACTCGTCGATGCCGAAGCGGCCCAGCTCGCGCCCGTAACCGGAGCGCTTCACACCGCCGAACGGCAACTCGACACCGTCGGCGCCGACGAGGTTGACGAAGACCATGCCGGCGTCGATCTTGTCGGCTACCCGCTGGGCCTGCTGGCTATCCGTGGTGAACACATAGGAGCCCAGACCGAACGGGATGTCGTTGGCGATCTCGAGGGCCTCCTCCTCGGAGTTGGCCTTGAACACCATGGCCACCGGGCCGAACAGTTCCTCGCGGTAGGTCGTGGAGTCGGGGGACACGCCGGTGAGCACCCCGGGCGGGAAGTAAGCGCCCTTGCGCTCACCACCCGATACCAAGTTGGCGCCGTCGGCCACCGCGCGGTCGATCTGTTCGGCCAGCCGCGTGGCGGCAGCCAGCGAGGACAGCGGAGCCAGCTCGTCGGCAGTCTCGAGGACCTTCTTGGTGAACTTGTCCACGAACTCGTCGTAGAGGTCGGCGGCCACGATGAACCGCTTGGCGGCGTTACAGGCCTGCCCGGCGTTCTCGAACCGGCCGGCGATCGCCGCCTCGACGGTCCCGTCGAGGTCGTCGGTGCTCAGCAGGATGAACGGGTCGGAGCCCCCGAGTTCGAGCACGACCTTCTTGAGGTTGCGGCCGGCGACCTCGGCCACCGCCGCACCGGCGCGCTCCGAGCCGGTGAGTGAGACACCCTGGACCCGCGGGTCGGCGATCGCCTGCGCGATCTGCTCGTTGGTGGCGTAGACGTTGACGTAGGCGCCCGCGGGGAAGCCGGCGTCGTCGAAGATCTGCTGGATGGCCTCGGCGGACTCCGGGCACTGCGGCGCGTGCTTGAGCACCACGGTGTTACCCAGGGTCAGGTTCGGTCCGGCGAAGCGGGCCACCTGGTAGTAGGGGTAGTTCCACGGCATGATGCCCAGCAGCACGCCGACCGGGCCGCGCTTGATGACCGCGGTTCCTTCGCCGTCGAGCAGGTCGATCGGCTCGTCGGCCAGGAACTTCTCGGCGTTGTCGGCGTAGTACTCGTAGATCGCGGCGCTGAAGTCCACCTCGCCGAGCGCCTGATCCAGCTGCTTGCCCATCTCGCGGTGGATGATCTCGGCGAGCTTCTCGCGGCGCTCGGTGTGCAATTCGGCGACGCGGCGAACCAGAGCGGCGCGGTCGGCGACCGTGGACGTCTTCGACCACTCGCGGTATGCCTTAGCGGCAGAGGCCAGTGCCTGCTCGATCTGCTCGTCGGTGGCGGTCGGATACTCCCGCACGACGTCTCCGGTCTTGGGGTCGACCACTGCGTACAGACTCATGTCCCGTCCTGGTGTTTAGTAGTGTAAAACTACCGAAAGTTATATACCGCTAAACTTTGGCCCGCAAGGCCCGGCGGCCGACGAGCGAAGGTGAGGTGCCCCGGATGTCCCGCAACGTAGCCGCTACTGACGACATCACGGACAGCGCCGACGGGTGGATGACCCGGCTGGGGCCCAAGCTGCGCGCCCTACGCAAGGACCGCGCACTGACGCTGGAAGCTGTCGCCGACCGGGCCGGTCTCACCAAGGGCTTCCTGAGCCTGGTGGAACGCGGCCAGACCACCATTTCGGTACCGAATCTGCTCAAAGTCTGTGACATTCTTGGTGTTTCGCTAGGTTCGCTGTTCGACTACCCGGAGTCGGCCGTCGTGCGTGACGGCCTTGGCGCGCCGGTCGAGATGGGCGGCAGCGGGATTCGCGAGTACCTGTTGACGCCGCAGACCGAGCGCAACCTTCAGGTGATGCGCTCGGTTCTGCAACCCGGCGGCAGCACCGGCGGGGCCTACACCCTGGACTCGGAGACGATCTTCGTGTTCGTCGTCCGCGGCTGTCTACGCCTGCTGGTCGACGGCCAGGAATCGGTGCTCGAAGCCGGTGACAGCTATACCTTTTCGGCCCGCGCGGTGCACTCCTGGGATAACCCCGGACACGAGGAGTCCGAAGTGCTCTGGTCGATCGTGCCGCCCATTCCGCGGGCGGCCGGTGCGTCGAGCTGAGCCAATTCGGTACCGTACTGTGCGTTGACGTGCTGTACTGGCGCATCTGGATCCCTCAGGGGGAGGTTGTCACATGGCCAAGCCGGTCAAGATCTTGCGCCGCAAAGACGGCGAACAAGCGGTCGCGGTAGACCAACGCGTCCGCGTCCACGTCGATACCGATGACGAAACCCGCGGCGTCGTGGTCGAAGACTTCGGCGATCTCGCCGGCCAGAGTGTCGATCTGGGCGATACCCACGTCGCCGATGCCGCCCGCCGCTGGGCCGTGCTCACCGACGAGGGAACCTTGGTCTTCGTCGACAGCCACCAGCTAGCGCCCGAGTAGCGCCGGCGGTAACACCCGGCACACCTCGCCGACATCCCGCCCGGCCTTCAATACCGTGCGATCAGGCCGCACCACGGCCGCATGCGCATGCCCGGCGTGTAACCATGCGCGCAGCGCAGACCCGGGTTCGGCGATGAGAACCTCTGCGCCACAGCGCTGCACCATGGCGCGTTCTCCGGCGGACAGTTCACGATCGGCGACAACGGCGAAGCCGATCCCCAGGACGTCGTCAACCCGCCGGCCGTCGGCGGTGACTGCGTTGGGACACAACGCCCCACCGAGCTGATGCGGACGGAAAGTGCGGTGTACCAACGCCGAGCGGTGAAGCGCCGGTGTCTGCGAATCGACGACGCGCTCCCGCACACCCGGGAGCAGATGCATGCGCGGCACGACGGTCCGGCGCAGCACATCTCCGATCTCGCCGCCCGCGGTCATCGCGCGCCCGACCATCAGCGCCAGCCCGATCATCTTGCGGGCGTGCGGTTTACGCTCCTGCTCGTAGCTGTCCAGGACAGCCGGGGGCAGGGTGCCGTCGAGCACACCGGCGAGCTTCCAGGACAGGTTCATCGCGTCGCGTACCCCGGCCCCCATTCCCTGGCCCACGAACGGGGGAGTCAGATGTGCGGCGTCGCCGAGCAGGAACACATTGCCGCCGCGCCACCGGTCGGCGATCTTGGCCCGAAATGTGTACTCGGTGACCCGGATCAGCTCGAGGTGCTCGTCGCCGACCTGGCCGACCCACGGCGCGATGAGCGGTTTGAGTGCGGCCAGGGTCCGGAAGTCGTCGGCGGTCTCGCCGGCAAGCAGGCGAAACTCCCAGCGGTAGCGGACTTCTCCGATCTGCATGAAGGTGCCCGCTCGGTGCGGGTCGCACAGTTGGTGCACGCCCGCCCACTGGTCGAGGTTCGCCGTGGTGGCGACGTCGACGACAAGCCAGCGCTGGTCGAAATTCAGATCGCGCATACCCACTCCGATTCGCGACCGCACCAGGCTGTTGGCTCCGTCGCAGCCCAGCACGTAATCGGCCTCGACGGTATGGCTGCCACCGTCGACGCGGTCGGTGTAGGTCACGCGGGTGCGGCCGTCTCGGATCTGGTCGATGGCCGTCACCTCGACGTTGCCGCGAAGGGTGGCTTGCGGGTAGCGCTCCAGATTGGTGCGCAACAGTGTCTCGAGTTCCGGCTGGTCGAACATGTTGGCCTCGGGGTGGCCGTGTCGGCTGCGGGCGGTGTCGCGCTGGAACTCGGCGAGCACCCTGAAGCTAGGGTCGAGCAGCCGAAGGCCGAGCGCGGGCCGCGAGATCTTGGCGAACTCCTCGGCGATTCCCAGTCGGTGCATGATGCGGTACACCTCGTCGTCGAGGTGAACGGCTCGCGGCTGGGGGTACACCTCGGCCCAGCGGTCCAGGACGAGGGTCTCGACGCCGTACTGGGCGAGCAGGGTGGCGGCGGTGACGCCGGTGGGGCCGGCCCCGACGATCACGACTCGACGTTGTTCGACCTCGTCCATCACCACTCCTTCATAAACTGACGAAATCGTCACATGCGAGGGAGGGTGCAGTCAAGTACTTCTGATGAAATCATCAGAAGTGACTCTTGGCGGTACGATCAGCGCGTGGCAGAAGATCCCGAACCCTCGATCAATCGACTCGAGCGGCGCAAGCAGCGCACTCGTATGGCATTGATCCGATCGGCGCAGACGTTGATCGCCGCAGGCCGGCTCAACGTCCCGGTGCTGGAGATCACCCAGGCCGCCGACGTCGGGATGGGATCGTTCTACAACCACTTCGACAGCAAGGAGCAGTTGTTCGAGGCGGCGATCGTCGACGTCCTGGACAGGCACGGGGCCGTGCTCGATGCCCTGACGGCCGATATCGAGGATCCCGCCGCCGTCTTCGCCTGCAGCTTCCGGCTGACCGGGCGGTTCTTCCGGGAGCGCCCGCAGGAGAGTCGCATCCTGCTGGCGAACTGGGGTGCGTTGCTGTCCTCGGACCGGGGCCTTGCCCCGCGTGCGATGCGCGACATCAAGGCGGCGGTCGCGGCCGGGCGTTTCGACGTCGAGGACCCGGAGTTGACGCTGTCGGTGGCGGCCGGCGCGCTACTGGGCCTCGGCTATCTGTTGGAGGCCCAGCCGGACCGCGACGCCGGCGCGACGGCGGACTCGGTCACTGAAAGTGTTCTTCGACTGTTCGGGATGTCGGCCGATGCTGCCCACGAGGTGTGCGTGATGCCGTTGCCGGACATGGACTTTCAGCCGTAAGAGACCGTCATACGCTGGGTGCCGAGGTCGATGGCGCCGTCGTCGGTGGCCACCGATGCCTCGATCACATCGCCATTGTGGAGGTACTTGGGGTTCTTGGCCTGAGACTTGAAGAACGCTTTCCACTTGACCGCAGGCGGTAGCAGCCCGGCGATCATGCCGACGATCTTCGGCGGTGCGCTCAATGCGGTGCCCACCGGGGTGCCGGTGAGAACCAGATCGCCGGCCGCGAGGTCCTGGAAGCGGCTCAGCGACCGCAATGCCTCCACCGGCCGGTACAACATGTCGCCGTCGACGAGGGCATTCTGGCGTTCCTCACCATTGACCCGCAGGCGCAGCCGCAACTGCCCGAACCGCTGGAGTTCCTGCGCATTCAGCAGCACCAGCGCGGGCCCGGTGGGGGTAAAGCTCGGATAGGACTTGGCTTCGTAGAACTGGGTCTGGGGGAGCTGGATGTCGCGCGCGGAGATGTCGTTGGTGACCACCAGGCCGGCGATGTAGTCACTGAGGTCGGATTCGGAAATCGTTGTGCCGACTGGGATGTCACAGCCGATGACCAGGCCGATCTCCACTTCGTAGTCCAGGAACTTGACGTGCGCGGGTTTGGTCACCGGTGCGAACGGTCCGCTGATCGATGCCGAGGACTTGCGGAAGAAGGTCAGCGGGATGGTCTTCGGGTCCATTCCGGCGTCTTCGACGTGCGAGGCGAAGTTGGTCATCTGGGCCACCACCCGGCAGGGCGTGGTGACGGGCGAGACCAGGTCGAGGCCGGCTATGTCCACGGTGTCCGTGCCGGCGGCGGCGGTGTCGATGGCGGCGCGATCGCGAAGAAGCTCCGCGGTGGTCTGTGCTGTCGTCGCGATCTTGACGGCACCGGCGTCGGTGGCGACCCACCAGGCATCTGCGGTGCGGAGGACGGAGGTGGTCATGAGGTGGCAACTTTCAGCAGGCCGATCAGGCGGGTGAGGTCGAACTCATTCTTGTCGCGAAGGGCGCCGAGCATCGAAATAGCTTCGTGGCGAGCATGTTTGGGGCTGGTCCCCAGGAAGTCCTTGGTGGCGGGTGGTCCCCACTGGGCAAGGCCCGAGGCCGTGAAGGGCGCCCAGCCGGGCTCCAAGGTGTTGTCGAACAGATCACCGTCGGCGTAGTGCTCGACCAGGAAGCCGTCCGGATCGCGCCAGTAGTCGAACAGCTGGCTGCCCTGGATGTGCCTGCCGATTCCCCACGAGCGGACATAGCCGCGCTCGCGGAGGAACTCACCGCCCGCGGCCAGTGCGTCGAGGTCGGCGACCTGATAGGCCGAGTGCACGTAGCGGTTCGCCGGCCCGAGGGCCATGGCGAGTGTGTGGTGGTCGGTCGGGGTCGAGCCCAGGTCGCACCGGATGAAGCTCATGGTCGGTCCGCGGTGACGCTGGCCGGGGAAGTACAGGAAGTCGCTGACGATCAGGCCGAGGTGATCCAGGTACCAGTTCAGTGACTCGATGTACTTCGTCGACTGCATGACCACATGGCCGAGCCGCTGGACCGAGGCGGGCCTCCGGGGCGGGCGCTGGGTGGCATTGGCGCGCCGGACGTCGTGACCGAAGTTGAACGTATGCGGCTGCTGGGCCGGCTGGCTAGGCAGCCGGTGCAGGCCGGCGACGACCTTGACCGGGATGCCGCTGGGATCGCTGAGTTCCACAGCCAGCCCACCTAAGGATTCCGGCAGCGAGCGCGTCGGCGAGTTGGTCCGGTCGGCTAGCCGCAGCACGTCGATCTCATCCTGGGCTTCGAATGCCACGCCGGCGAAGCGGGTATCCACGCCCTTGCGGATCAGCACGCAGGGGGCGCTGGCGTCGGTTCCGCGCAGCGCCAGCTCGTCTGCTGTGCGGTGCGCGACGTCGAAGCCGAATGCCCGCGCAAAGGCTTCCGCCCTGGTCAGATCTGGTTTCTCGAATTCGAGCCAGGCCAGGCCGGCGACTTTGATGACGGGGTTGCGGGAGCGGCCGGGGTGCTCGCCGCGCAGTGCGCCTTGGTCGCTGTGCAGCTCGTTGTGCGCGCCGACGACGTCGCTCATCCGAACCTCCCTCACTTGGCTGACGAAATCGTCACATACGACGGAGTTCTCAGTCAAGTGCCGGGCGTGCGCCATCGCGTCTGCGCACAGATCGCGATCCGGGGGCGGGAGTGCGATCTGTGCGCAGACTCGGCGGGAGTGTGGCGGGCTACCGGAAGAAACGCCGACGGGTGCGGGTGGGTGGGCGCCGCGACGCGTACGGCCAGGGGTTGTTGCGCTCGGGCACGGCATCGGCGCGCACCTGCTTGAGCTGACCGAGTAGGTGCTGGCGCAGGTCGTGCAGATCGGGATCGGCCCAGCGGTTGACCGCTTCGATCGGATCGGCGGTGAGGTCGTAGAGCTCCCATTGGTCATCCAGCGGGCTGGTGCGATAGACCTCGCCGCCGGGTCCGGTTGCCGCCAGATGGCGAATCCCGGGCTCGGTCCAGGTGCCCGGATCGTCGAAGGTGCGCACCAGCTTCCACAGGTGGCCGCCGCCGCCTGCGGACTCTTCGACCTGCACCACCAGACCCTCGAAGTTCGCGGCAACATGGGCGGGAATGCGAATGCGAAGCAGGGCAGGGGGATTCACCGTCTGCCTGAGTCGGCGTCCGAGACCCGACGCACCGGTGTCGCCTTCGAGCATGTTGTCGCGGGTCATGATGTAGACGGCACGGCCGTCGTCTTCTGCGGCGCCGCCGACGATCGGCATCAGGTCGCGCCCCGGCAGGGGATGCACCTCGCTGAACGATTCGGCCAGCACCGCGGCCGTGGATTCCACGTCGATACCGGCGGCACCCAGGAGGGTGGGCACCAGATCGACGTGTGAGGTCGGCGAGGAGACAGCCCGCGGGCCGGTGGATTCGGTGCCGATGCGCGCGATCACGAACGGCACCCGGGTCGCCTCGTCATAGAGGTTGAACCACTTCTGATGCAGTCCGCCGTGCGCCCCGAGCAGGTCGCCGTGATCGGAGGTGCGCACCAGAACGGCGTTGTCCGAGCCGCCGTCGGTGACCG
Encoded here:
- a CDS encoding zinc-dependent dehydrogenase gives rise to the protein MKALRFYAPEDVRLEDVPEPQCGPDEVKIRVRNCSTCGTDVKILHNGHQNLTPPRTIGHEVAGEIVEVGAEVNPTYGSDWAVGDRVQVIAAVPCGECYECRKGWMAVCQNQTSVGYQYDGGFAEYMIVPRQVLKVDGLNRIPDNVGFDEASAAEPFACAINAQELLGIEEGDTVVVFGAGPIGCMHIRIARGVHNCGPVYLVDVNDSRLKMSADAVHPDDVINAAEVDVVEKVMELTGGRGADVVITATAANVTQEQAIAMAARNGRISFFGGLPKTNPTITCDSNVVHYRQLHIHGANGSAPEHNKRALQYISTGQVPVKDLITKHIALDDVLDAFGIVSSGEAIKVTVEP
- a CDS encoding aldehyde dehydrogenase family protein, whose product is MTGAVELRHLIAGEWHRGGGSELVSINPARPSVVVSEGVCANAADLDQAVAAARGAARAWAATPIHQRGAVLLDAAAVVDRNAEDWGLELALEEGKTRAEGVGEVRRAAQILRYYGNEGDRSAGEIFASPRAGEQILVTRKPIGVVAVITPFNFPIAIPAWKIAPALVYGNTVVWKPASTVPLLAIRLAEALTAAGLPAGVLNVAIGESAIGDRLVNHDGVDAITFTGSTGVGRRIAAAAAARGVPVQAEMGGKNAAVVLDDADVELALEQVMLGAFRSTGQKCTATSRVIVTNGIADRFLAALGDRARGLAVGDPIDDTTQMGPVISGSAQKSIQAGIDSAVAQGGSVLAGGTPYRDGPLADGFFVAPTIVEVGGRADIWGDELFGPVVAVRRAADADEAFALANDSEFGLSAAVFTQDLTRALQAVELVDVGVLHINSESAGADPHVPFGGAKKSGLGPKEQGQAAREFFTHTTTVYLRGGATD
- a CDS encoding acyl-CoA dehydrogenase family protein; the encoded protein is MSTTAAPPKKDTTGSHTYDPLELFAIDRLLDSDERDIAATVRKFVDTRLRPNVEDWFESATLPKELAKEFGELGVLGMHLQGYGCAGTNAVSYGLACMELEAGDSGFRSFVSVQGSLSMFSIYRYGSEEQKNEWLPRLAAGDAIGCFGLTEPDFGSNPAGMRTRARRDGSDWVLNGTKMWITNGNLADVATVWAQTDDGVRGFLVPTDTPGFTANAIHKKLSLRASVTSELVLDNVRLPASAQLPLAEGLGAPLSCLNEARFGIVFGSLGAARDSLETTIAYTQSRDVFDRPLSSYQLTQEKLANMTVELGKGMLLAIHLGRMKDAEGVRPEQISLGKLNNVRESIAIARECRTLLGGSGITLEYSPLRHANNLESVLTYEGTSEMHLLSIGRALTGHAAFR
- a CDS encoding NAD-dependent succinate-semialdehyde dehydrogenase is translated as MSLYAVVDPKTGDVVREYPTATDEQIEQALASAAKAYREWSKTSTVADRAALVRRVAELHTERREKLAEIIHREMGKQLDQALGEVDFSAAIYEYYADNAEKFLADEPIDLLDGEGTAVIKRGPVGVLLGIMPWNYPYYQVARFAGPNLTLGNTVVLKHAPQCPESAEAIQQIFDDAGFPAGAYVNVYATNEQIAQAIADPRVQGVSLTGSERAGAAVAEVAGRNLKKVVLELGGSDPFILLSTDDLDGTVEAAIAGRFENAGQACNAAKRFIVAADLYDEFVDKFTKKVLETADELAPLSSLAAATRLAEQIDRAVADGANLVSGGERKGAYFPPGVLTGVSPDSTTYREELFGPVAMVFKANSEEEALEIANDIPFGLGSYVFTTDSQQAQRVADKIDAGMVFVNLVGADGVELPFGGVKRSGYGRELGRFGIDEFVNKKLIRIG
- a CDS encoding helix-turn-helix domain-containing protein, translating into MSRNVAATDDITDSADGWMTRLGPKLRALRKDRALTLEAVADRAGLTKGFLSLVERGQTTISVPNLLKVCDILGVSLGSLFDYPESAVVRDGLGAPVEMGGSGIREYLLTPQTERNLQVMRSVLQPGGSTGGAYTLDSETIFVFVVRGCLRLLVDGQESVLEAGDSYTFSARAVHSWDNPGHEESEVLWSIVPPIPRAAGASS
- the mhpA gene encoding bifunctional 3-(3-hydroxy-phenyl)propionate/3-hydroxycinnamic acid hydroxylase MhpA, which translates into the protein MDEVEQRRVVIVGAGPTGVTAATLLAQYGVETLVLDRWAEVYPQPRAVHLDDEVYRIMHRLGIAEEFAKISRPALGLRLLDPSFRVLAEFQRDTARSRHGHPEANMFDQPELETLLRTNLERYPQATLRGNVEVTAIDQIRDGRTRVTYTDRVDGGSHTVEADYVLGCDGANSLVRSRIGVGMRDLNFDQRWLVVDVATTANLDQWAGVHQLCDPHRAGTFMQIGEVRYRWEFRLLAGETADDFRTLAALKPLIAPWVGQVGDEHLELIRVTEYTFRAKIADRWRGGNVFLLGDAAHLTPPFVGQGMGAGVRDAMNLSWKLAGVLDGTLPPAVLDSYEQERKPHARKMIGLALMVGRAMTAGGEIGDVLRRTVVPRMHLLPGVRERVVDSQTPALHRSALVHRTFRPHQLGGALCPNAVTADGRRVDDVLGIGFAVVADRELSAGERAMVQRCGAEVLIAEPGSALRAWLHAGHAHAAVVRPDRTVLKAGRDVGEVCRVLPPALLGR
- a CDS encoding TetR/AcrR family transcriptional regulator — translated: MAEDPEPSINRLERRKQRTRMALIRSAQTLIAAGRLNVPVLEITQAADVGMGSFYNHFDSKEQLFEAAIVDVLDRHGAVLDALTADIEDPAAVFACSFRLTGRFFRERPQESRILLANWGALLSSDRGLAPRAMRDIKAAVAAGRFDVEDPELTLSVAAGALLGLGYLLEAQPDRDAGATADSVTESVLRLFGMSADAAHEVCVMPLPDMDFQP